A window from Citrus sinensis cultivar Valencia sweet orange chromosome 3, DVS_A1.0, whole genome shotgun sequence encodes these proteins:
- the LOC102617085 gene encoding protein SRG1-like codes for KSLAMNLVSKMGKVLIIKVEELREYFENGFQSIGMNYYPPCPQPEKIVGLTPHSDDSALTILLEINEVEGLQIKKDGKWIPVTPFPNAFVVNIGVVLEIVTNGTYRSIEHRVIVNSVQGRLSIGTIYLVIYDGEMYPASNLVAENNPPLFKRVPVEEYFRNLCARKLRGKSPLDALRIEHVQDKYKFILDN; via the exons AAATCTCTGGCCATGAACCTGGTATCGAAAATGggaaaagttttaattatcAAAGTTGAAGAATTGAGAGAATACTTTGAAAACGGTTTCCAATCAATAGGGATGAACTATTACCCTCCATGTCCTCAGCCGGAGAAGATTGTGGGCCTCACACCTCATTCTGATGACTCTGCTCTTACCATTCTGCTAGAAATCAATGAAGTAGAAGGTCTCCAGATCAAGAAGGATGGAAAGTGGATTCCTGTTACACCTTTCCCAAATGCTTTCGTTGTCAACATTGGAGTCGTGTTGGAG ATTGTAACCAATGGGACATACCGTAGCATTGAGCATCGTGTAATTGTAAACTCTGTACAAGGAAGACTTTCCATTGGCACAATTTACTTAGTGATATATGATGGTGAAATGTACCCTGCGTCCAATTTGGTCGCTGAAAATAATCCTCCATTGTTTAAAAGAGTGCCAGTTGAAGAATACTTCAGGAACCTGTGTGCTCGTAAGCTTAGGGGAAAATCTCCTCTGGATGCCTTGAGAATTGAACATGTTCAAGACAAGTATAAGTTTATTTTGGATAACTAA
- the LOC127900589 gene encoding uncharacterized protein LOC127900589: protein MVKAMTAAPATVKQVTELSCVYCGWKQHPNFSWSNQNRNAPALNGLSRNTQPQPPGFHQQSQGQKHISQDPITSLEVLIKEYIAKNKAIVQSQVVSFRNLENQMGQLATAMSSRTQGSLPSNTEDPRRKSKEHCKVISLRSGKHVDIPVEVTKNGMEYNLAQKPIQKGSMLQQTPHQDTDARDPVTSLVPPESNQQFRHPPPFPQSFQKQKQDKQFSKFLEVLKQLHINIPFVETLEQIPNYVKFLKDILARKRRLGEFETVALTQESSHMLQSKILTKLKDPVSFTIPYSIGNRYAGRALCDLGASINLMSLSVFKQLGVGECRPTIVTLQLAHRFHAYPEGKIEDVLVKVDKFIFPVDFIVLDFEADKEVPIILGRPFLAIGKTLIDVQK from the exons ATGGTAAAAGCCATGACAGCTGCTCCAGCAACAGTAAAGCAAGTTACTGAACTTTCTTGTGTCTACTGTG GCTGGAAGCAACACCCAAATTTCTCATGGAGTAATCAGAATCGAAATGCTCCAGCATTGAATGGACTAAGTAGAAACACACAACCACAACCACCTGGTTTTCATCAACAAAGTCAAGGGCAAAAACATATCAGTCAGGATCCAATCACTTCATTGGAAGTGTTAATCAAGGAGTACATTGCAAAGAATAAAGCAATTGTGCAGAGTCAAGTTGTGTCCTTTAGAAATCTTGAGAACCAAATGGGACAATTAGCTACAGCAATGAGCAGTAGAACTCAAGGAAGCTTACCAAGCAACACAGAAGATCCTAGGAGAAAGAGCAAAGAACACTGCAAAGTGATTAGTCTGAGATCTGGAAAGCATGTTGATATCCCAGTTGAGGTGACCAAAAATGGGATGGAATACAATTTAGCTCAAAAACCAATTCAAAAGGGAAGCATGTTACAGCAGACTCCCCATCAAGACACTGATGCAAGGGACCCAGTTACA AGTTTGGTACCTCCTGAATCTAACCAGCAGTTTAGACATCCACCACCCTTCCCTCAAAGCTtccagaagcaaaaacaagacaagcagTTCAGCAAATTCCTAGAAGTGCTGAAGCAATTGCACATAAACATACCTTTTGTGGAAACTTTGGAGCAAATaccaaattatgtgaaatttctaaaagatatCTTGGCACGAAAAAGAAGGCTGGGAGAGTTTGAAACTGTTGCTCTAACACAAGAAAGCAGTCATATGCTTCAGAGTAAAATTCTCACAAAATTGAAAGATCCAGTGAGTTTTACAATACCCTACTCAATAGGGAATAGGTATGCTGGCAGAGCACTCTGTGATTTGGGAGCTAGTATTAACTTGATGTCATTATCTGTATTTAAGCAGCTTGGAGTAGGGGAGTGCAGACCAACAATTGTCACTCTGCAATTAGCTCACAGATTTCATGCATATCCTGAAGGAAAGATAGAGGATGTACTGGTGAAGgttgataaattcatttttccagTAGATTTCATTGTGCTGGACTTTGAAGCTGACAAAGAGGTACCCATTATACTTGGCAGACCTTTTCTAGCAATTGGAAAGACTCTGATAGATGTGCAGAAATGA